A segment of the Bordetella flabilis genome:
GGCGGCCGAATAGCAGTTTGGTCAGGTCTAGGTTTTCAAACATCTCGATTCCCGTGACGGGAGGCGCTGGCGAATAGAGGAACGGACGGCTTTACAGCGGCACGCGGTTGTCGAGGACTCCCGCGCCTACCGGGTTGCCGGGCGTGCATACGGCACCCACGTAATTGCGGGCGGATGTGTCGGCCAGGCCGAGGCGCACGCGCGTGGTCGCATTGGTGGCAAGGTTGTACGTGCCGGACGTACCCAGGCCACCCTTGGCATCGATGGCCATCATGTCCTTGATGCACATGCGGTTGGTCTCGACGCAGCGGTTCAGGATGGCGTCGTACAGGTCCGGCGCCACGCTGCCATAGCGACGCACCGGGTCTTTTTCGCTGGGTTGCTCCAGCTTCAGGTACACCGGGCGGGTAAGTTCTCCGCCGCCCTGGCGCGTCTGCTGCACCCAGTTTTCGAAATCCGCGGACGTCATGCCATAAAACTTGAAGCGCATGTCGGAAAACCCGGCGCCGCTGTAGTTGGCGGAAAAGCCTTCGTAGACACCGGCCTTGTTGATGACCGCGTGCAACTGGGTTTCCATGCCCGGCATCGCATAGACCTGCCCGGCCAGGGCCGGGATGAAGAACGAGTTCATCATGGTCGACGAGGTGATCTTGAACTGGATGGGCCGGTTGACGGGCGCGACGAGCTCGTTCACCGTGGCGATGCCCTGTTCCGGGTAGAGGAACAGCCATTTCCAGTCCAGCGCCACCACTTCGACCGTCAGCGGCTTGACGTTGGTGGGCAGCTCATGCCCTTCCGCAATGCGATCCAGGGGGCGGTAGGGGTCCAGCTTGTGGGTGCTGACCCAGGTCAGCGCGCCCAGCGCGATGATGATGAGGAGGGGGGCGGACCAGATCACCAGCTCGACCACCGTGGAATGGTGCCATTCCGGGTCGTATTTCGCCTCGGTGTTGGCGGCGCGGTAGCGCCAGGCGAAAACAAGCGTGAGGATGATGACCGGGACGATGATGATGAGCATCAGCACCGTGGAGATAATGATCAGGTCGCGCTGCTGCGCGGCGATATCCCCGGACGGAGACATCACCACCGCCTGGCAGCCGCCCAGCAGGGCAAGCAGGGCGAAGAGGGGAAGCAGGAGCAGTCCGCGGGAGGGCTTGGAGGATGACATGCCGGACGACGAAAGCCTAAACAGGGATAGGGCGGAAGCTAGGCGGGACGCGTAAGCGCCACGTAAGCAGCGAAGAGAAAAACACGCGAAATGTACAATTTTTGACGCACTGCGGAAAGTGGACATTTTGTCCCACCTATGGCGGTCGCCCAAAAGTCATGCCATGCTAAGGCCTGTTGGGCGCAAAGCAGAGCAATTTTCAGTAAAAATGCACGCCCGCGTGGTAGTAAACACAGAAGAAAGCGGTCCGTCGAGACCGCTGCATCAGCAAATCGCGAGGAAACAAGATGTCCATGACGGCCGGATACACCCACCCATCCTCGAGCAGCCTCGAGCACGACGCCAGGCTTACCACGGCCGACCATTCCAAAGTCGCCCCCGGAGAAATCGCGGTCGGCGTCGTTATTGGTCGAGCATCCGAATACTTTGATTTCTTCGTCTACGGAATCGCCTCGGTCCTGGTCTTCCCCCAGGTTTTCTTCCCATTCCTGACGCGCCTGGAGGGCATCCTGGCCTCCTTCGTCGTCTTTTCCTTCGCTTTCATCGCGCGGCCCTTCGGGACGGCCATTTTCATGGCGGTCCAACGGCGCTGGGGGCGGGGGTTCAAACTGACGGCGGCGCTGTTCCTGCTGGGTACCGCCACCGCGGGCATCGCCTTCCTGCCCAGCTATGCCAGCCTGGGCGAAAGCGCGATCGTATTGCTCGCGGTATTCCGCTGCGTGCAGGGCCTGGCCAACGGCGGCGCCTGGGATGGCCTGCCTTCCCTGCTAGCCTTGAACGCGCCGCCGGAGCGGCGCGGCTGGTACGCCATGCTCGGGCAACTTGGCGCCCCCATCGGCTTCCTGCTGGCCGGCGGGCTGTTCCTTTACCTGCATACGGGCCTGAGCGCGGACGACTTTTCCGAATGGGGATGGCGCTATCCTTTCTACGTTGCCTTCGCCATCAATGTCGTGGCCCTGTTCGCCCGGCTGCGGCTCATCGTGACCCACGAATATACCCAACTGCTAGAAGAGGGCGAACTCGAACCCATCGGCACGGCGGCCATGATCAAGACGCAGGGCTACAACATTTTCATCGGCGCCTTCGCGGCCCTGGCCAGCTATGCCTTGTTCCACCTCGTGACGATCTTCCCGCTGTCCTGGCTGGCCTTGCAGTCGACCCAGTCGATCAACGCCATCCTGACTGTCCAGGTGGTGGGCGCCGGGCTGGGCATCCTGGGCACCATCGCCTCGGGGTGGCTGGCCGACCATATCGGCCGCCGGACGACGTTGGGCCTGTTGGCCTGCCTGATCGGCGTGTTCAGTGTGTGCACGCCGTGGCTGCTGGACGGCGGCACCGTGGCGCAGGATGCCTTCATCCTGATCGGCTTCGTCCTGCTGGGTTTGTCGTATGGACAGGCCTCCGGCACGGTGACGGCCAATTTCGCCCGCCGATTCCGCTACACCGGCGCGGCGTTGACCTCGGATTTCGCCTGGTTGTTCGGCGCGGCCTTCGCGCCCCTGGTGGCATTGGGCCTGTCCGTCCGGTTCGGCCTGGCGGCGGTCAGCGTCTACCTGCTGTCGGGCGTCGCCTGCACGTTGCTCGCGCTGCGCGTCAACCGCGCGCTGGAAACCCAGACGCGAGACTAGCATCGCCCGCGTGGCGTTCGAGCGGTGTTGCGGGTCAATGGCCGGGCGGAGCGCCCGGCCATTGCTTTTGCCCGACCGGTAACCGGAAGGGCGTCCCGCCTGCCGTCAGGCAGGCCGCCTGACGTGTTCGCAATGTGGCGCTATATCGACACAGTTCGACCTAATATGGTGACATTTTCCGGGATGAGTTACATTAGCGCCGGCTCGACGGGGCGAAGGGGATGGAGGCGAAGGGTGCATTTGGCCCCTGGACGCCGGCTTTTCGCGCCCGTTTCATCGAAGAAACGGCATAGCGTGAATGCCGGTGTCGAGAGGAATCCATGCATTTTGCGCCCCCAGGTATTTCCAAGCGCGTAGCAAAGCCGCTGATTATTGCAACCCTCGGCGCATTGCTGGTGGCCGGTTGTGGTGAACGCCCGCAAATGAACCCCGGTCCGCCGCAGGTCAGCGTCATTACGGTGCAGCCCGAGCGCACGCCGCGCATCGCCGATCTGCCAGGCCGCGTGGACGCGGTGCGCGACGCCCAGATCCGCGCGCGCGTCACCGGCATCGTGCAGAAGATCACCTTCAAGCAGGGCGGGGACGTCAAGGAAAACGATCTGCTGTTCAAGATCGATCCGTCGCAATACAAGGCGGCCTACGACCAGGCCGCGGCCCAGTTGAAGCAGGCCCAGGCGGACCTGTTCAGCGCCAAGGCGCTGGCCGACCGCTATGCGCCGCTGGTCAAGGCGAATGCCGTCAGCAAGCAGGAATACGACAACGCGGTGGCCAGCTATCGCCAGGCCGACGCGGCTGTCGCGGCGGCGAAGGCCAATGTGCAAAGCGCCTCGATCAACCTGGGCTATACCGACGTGGTATCGCCCATCAGCGGCCGCATCGGCAAACCGCTGGTGACCGAAGGCGCGTTGGTCGAGGCTTCTTCCGCCACGCAGATGGCCCTGGTTCAACAGCTCGATCCGATCTATGTGGACTTCACCCAGTCCACGACGGATCTTGCAGCATTGCGCAAAGCCTTCGCGGGAGGCCAGTTGCAGAAGATAGGCAACGACGCGGCCCAGGCGCAGATCGTATTGGAAGACGGTTCCGAATATGCGCATGCGGGCAAGCTGCTCTTCACCGGTATCACGGTGGACCCGACCACCGGCCAGGTGAACCTGCGCGCCGAATTCCCCAACCCGGATCAGGTGTTGTTGCCGGGCATGTACGTGCGCGTGCGGCTTACCCAGGGTATCGACGACCAGGCGTTGCTGGTGCCCCAGCAGGCCTTGCAGCGCACCCCGGACGGCACGCAAAGCCTGATGCTGGTCAAGGACGGCAAGATCGACCAGGTCAGCGTCACCACAGGCGAAGCCATCAAGGGCCGGTGGGTCATCAACAGCGGGCTCAAGGCAGGCGATGTGGTGGTGGTCGAGGGCTTCCAGAAGGTCCGCCCAGGCGCGCCCGTCAAGGTGTCGCAATGGAATGCCGGACAGCCGGCCGCACCGGCGGCCGGGCGGGGCGCGCCCGCCCAAGGCGCGCCGCAGGGGCAGCCCGGACAAGGCCCTGCCCCGCAACAAGGGCAAGGGCCGGCACCCGCAGGCCAGCCCGCTCCGTCGGCGCAGCCGTCCGGACAGAAGTCGTAATGGAGCCGCGGCGCATGGCGCCGCGCTCTTGCTTCACGAGCATCGTCTCCAGGGTCTGCCCTCATGCCGCAATTTTTTATCGATAGACCGATTTTTGCCTGGGTTGTCGCCCTGTTCATCCTGCTGGCCGGGATCCTGGCGATTCCCAACATGCCGGTCTCGCAATATCCCAACGTTGCGCCGCCAGCCATCGAAATCACGGCAACCTATCCGGGCGCGTCGGCGAAGGAAGTCGCCGACTCCGTCACCAGCCTGATCGAAGACCAGCTCAACGGCGCCAAGGGCCTTCTGTACTACGAATCGGTGAGCGATTCGAACGGGCAGTCGACCATCACGGCGACTTTCGCGCCCGGACGCGATCCCGACCTGGCGCAGGTGGACGTGCAGAACCGCGTGGCCAACGTGACGGCACAATTGCCCGCCGCGGTGGCGCAGCAAGGCCTGCAGTTCCAGCAGACCAGTACCGGCTTCCTGATGATCGTCACGGTGTCGTCGACGGACGGCAGCCTCGACCAGACCGCGCTGGCGGATTATGTGACGCGCAATATCCAGAACCCGGTGTCCCGCGTGCCGGGCGTCGGCCAGTTCCAACTGTTCGCGGCGCCGCGCGCCATGCGTATCTGGGTCGATCCGCAGAAACTCGTGGGTTTCGGCCTCAGTATGTCGGACGTCAACCAGGCGATCGGCCAGCAGAACGTCCTGATCGCGGCGGGGAATATGGGTGGTCCGCCCAACCCGCGGGACCAGCGCACCACGGCGACCGTGATCGCGAACGGCCAACTCGCGACGGTCGAAGGCTTCGGCAACCTTGTCCTGCGCGCCAATACGGACGGCTCGCTGGTGCGGGTGCGCGACGTCGCGCGCGTCGAGATCGGCGCGGACAACTACTTCTTCGGCGCCCGCCTGAACGGCAAGCCGACCGCCGCGTTCGCCATCATCCTGTCGCCCGATGCCAACGCGCTGGCCACGGCCAAGGGCGTGCGGGCCCAGATGCAGCAGCTGTCCAGCTACTTTCCCGCGAACATCCAGTACGCCATTCCGTATGACACCGCGCCCTATGTGGAGGTCTCGATCACCGATGTGATCCATACCCTGCTCGAAGCCATGGTGCTGGTGTTCCTGGTCATGTTCCTGTTCCTGCAGAACGTGCGCTACACCATCATTCCGGCGCTGGTCGTGCCGGTGGCCATGCTGGGCGCCTTCGCGGTCATGCTGGCGCTGGGCTTTTCCATCAACGTGCTGACCATGTTTGCCATGGTGCTGGCGATCGGCATCCTGGTGGACGACGCCATCGTGGTGGTGGAAAACGTCGAGCGGATCATGGCCACGGAAGGGCTGTCGCCCAAGGAGGCGACCTCGCGGGCGATGCCGCAGATTACCGGTGCCATCACCGGCATTACGCTGGTGCTGGTCAGCGTATTCCTGCCGCTGGCGTTCATGGGCGGATCCGTCGGCGTCATCTATCGCCAATTCGCGGTGGCCATGGCGGTGTCGATTTTCTTCTCCGCCTTCCTCGCGCTGAGCTTCACGCCCGCCTTGTGCGCCACCATCCTGAAGCCGCTGCCGCCGGACCACAACCATGCGCGGCGCGGATTTTTCGGTTGGTTCAACCGCCGTTTCGAGAGCGGGACGCACCACTACCAGAACTGGGTATCGCGCATCCTGCACAAGGGCGGCCGCATGATGCTGGTCTACCTGATCCTGGTCCTGCTGCTGGGCTGGCTGTATTTCCGCATGCCTTCGTCCTTCCTGCCCGAGGAAGACCAGGGCTACGTGATCAGCAACATCGAGCTGCCGTCCGGGTCCAGCGCCAATCGCGCGGTGGATGTGCTGGAGCAGGTCGAGCAGTATTTCCTGTCGCAGCCCCAGGTCGAGAACATCATCGCGGTGCAGGGCTACAGCTTCAACGGCAACGGCCTGAATGCCGCCATCGCGTTCACCACGTTGAAGGATTTCGACGAACGCAAGGCTCGCAACGACTCTGCACAGGCCGTCGCATTCGGGGCGCTCAATCATCTGTTGATGGGCATCCATGACGCCATGGTCTTCACCGTGATTCCGCCCGCCATTTCGTCCCTGGGTAATGCCACGGGTTTCGACTTCCGGCTGCAGGACCGCGCCAACGCCGGCACCGATGCGCTGGCCTCCGCGACGGCGCAGCTGATGGGTATGGCGATGAAGAGTCCCGTGCTGTCCCAGGTGCGGATCTCCGGCCTGGGACCGAGCGCGCAACTGAGCCTGACCATAGACCGGGAGAAGGCGGCGGCGCTGGGCGTGAATTTCGGCGAGGCCGCCACGCTGGTGTCGACCGCGGTGGGCAGCGCGCTGATCAACAAGTTCCCCAACTTCGGCCGCATGCAGAACGTATGGGTGCAGGCCGATGCGCCGTACCGGATGCAGGTGGAAGACATCCTCAAGCTGAATGCCCGCAATAACGAAGGCGGCATGGTGCCCCTGTCCAGCTTCGTGACGGCCAAATGGGGCCAGGGCCCGGTGCAGATCGTGCGGTACAACAGCTACGAGGCCATTCGCATCAGCGGCGACGCCGCGCCGGGGCATACGAGCGGCGAGGCCATCCAGGAAATGCAGGACCTGGTGGCGCAACTGCCGCCCGGCTTCGGCTACGAGTGGAACGGCCTGTCCTATCAGCAGATCCAGGCTTCGGGCCAGGCACCGATTCTGATGGGGCTTTCGCTGCTGGTGGTGTTCCTGGTGCTGGCCGCGCTGTACGAGAGCTGGGCGATCCCGCTGTCGGTCATGCTGGTGGTGCCGCTGGGCATGCTGGGCGCGGTGGCGCTGGTCAGCGCGATGGGCATGTCCAACGACGTGTATTTCCAGGTCGGCATGGTGACCGTGATCGGCCTGGCCGCGAAGAACGCCATTCTTATCGTGGAGTTCGCGAAGGACCAGTACGCGCGCGGCGCGGGGCTTTACGAGGCGACGATCGAAGCGGCACGGCTGCGTTTCCGTCCCATCCTGATGACGTCGCTGGCCTTCATCCTGGGCGTCATCCCGCTGGCCATCGCCACGGGCGCGGGCGCGGCCAGCCAACGTGCGGTCGGCCTGGGCGTGCTGGGCGGGATGCTCGCGGCGACGCCGTTCGCGGTGATCTTCGTGCCGACGTTCTTCGTGGTGGTCCTGGGCCTGTTCAAGACCAAGCCGCGCCTGCTGGGTGCGGAAGCCCGGGAATTTGAAGCGCAACAAGCGGCGAAGCGGGCCCGGGAAGCTGGAACAGCCACGCCCGCCGCCGACGGTCAGGAGGGCAAATGATGAACGCCCTGGTATCCATTCGGCGCACGGCGCTGGGTACGGCCATGACGGCGGCCCTGGCGGGGTGCAGCCTGGCGCCGACGTATGAGCGGCCAGCCGCGCCCATCCAGGCCGACTGGCCGGAACAGCCGAAAATCGTGTATTCCGGGTACGACAAGGCATCGACGGCCGGCACGCAGCCCGCTGCGGCGCTGTCGGGGGCCAGTGACGTGGCGGCCGCGGACATCGGCTGGCGCGAGTTTTTCCGCGATCCGCGCCTGCAGGCCCTGGTTGCCCTGTCACTGCAGAACAACCGTGATCTGCGCGTCGCCGTGCAGCGTGTGGAAGTCGCGCGCGGACAGTGGGGCCAGCAACGGGGCCAGTTGTGGCCGGCCATCGGCGCCGGTGTGCAGGGAACGCGGCAGCGACTGCCGCGCGACCTGCGTCCGGGCGGGCCGGACAGCCAGTCCATCAGCAGCCAGTACCAGGCGGGACTGGGGCTGACGACCTTCGAGATCGATCTGTTCGGTCGCTTGCGCAGCTTGTCCGAGGCGGCATACCAGCAGTTTCTCGCCACCGAGCAGGCCCAGCGCAGCGTGCAGATTTCCCTGGTCGGCGAAGTGGCCCAGGCATATCTGAACCTGCGCGCCGCCGAGGTGCAGCTGGACCTGACACGCAAGACCCTGGACTCGCGCCAGGAGTCCTATGACCTGGTGAAGCGCCGCTTCGACGGTGGTGTCGCGTCCGAGCTGGACCTGAACCAGTCCAAGTCCCTGCTGGATTCCGCTTCGGCCGATCTGGCGCAATTGGCGCGCACGCAATCACAGGCGCTCAATGCGCTCGTGTTGCTGGTCGGCACGCCGTTGCCGGCCGATCTGCCGCCGCCGGCTCCCTTCGACAATGCCCAGGTCCTGGCGTCCATCCCGACCGGCTTGCCCTCGGCGCTGCTGGAACGGCGTCCCGACATCCTGGCGGCGGAGAACAGCCTGCGCGCGGCCAACGCCAATATTGGCGCGGCACGCGCGGCATTCTTCCCCACCATTTCGCTGACGGGCTTATTTGGCGTGGCCAGTCCTTCCTTGTCGGACCTGTTCAAAGGCGGCAACGGTTATTGGAGTTTCTCGCCGTCGATCACCACGCCGATTTTCGCCGGGGGCAGCATCCGCGCCGGCCTGGAAGTGGCGCGGGCGCAGGAGCGCATTGCCGTGGCGCAGTACGAGCAGTCCATCCAGCAGGCCTTCCAGGAGGTCTCAGACGCGCTGGCCGGCGAAGCGACCTACGGCGCGCAGGTGCAATCGCTGCGCGCCCTGGAGGCTTCCTCGGCTCGCACCCTGGAGTTGTCCAATCTGCGCTACAGCGGCGGTGTCGACAGCTATCTGCAAGTACAGAGCGCGCAGGTCGACTACTTCGACGCCCAACTCGCCCTTGTGCAGACAGGGCTGGCATCGTTGCTCAACCGTGTGCAGTTGTACAAGGCGCTCGGTGGTGGGTGGAGCGAGACGACCCAGACGGCGAAGGCGTCCCCCGGGGGCGGCTGAGACCGCGGGCCAAGGGGGCTGCCGCCATCCCGCGGGCCTGCCGGTACTGCGATGCCCCGGCGGGCACACAGCGCCACCGGAACACAATTTGCTGGACGCGAAGGATTGCGCGGCGAGCGGACCGCTCGCCGCGCGGTCCCTTATTCGCGCCGCCCGACTAGCGGCGCCCGCGTCAAGGTGTTCCGATGGCCGATACTCCAGCACTTTTGCGCGAAAGCGCTCAGCCTCCCTATCGTGCGTCCCCGGAGGGCGGGTTCCCGCTCCAGCGCCAGGCCGCGACGGCACCACACCGGGTGGTGATCGTCGGCGGCGGCGCCGGCGGTCTCGAGCTCGCCACCGAGCTGGGGCGCAAACATGGCCGCCACCATGTCACCCTGATCGACAGCCGCACCTTGCATATCTGGAAGCCGACCCTGCACGAGGCCGCCGCCGGCACCCTCGATGTGCAGCAGGAGGGGCTGTCCTACCTGATGCTGGCGAACTTATCGCATTTCAGCTTCGTCCTGGGCGCGATGCGCGGTGTCGACCGCGCGCGCCGCATGGTGCGCGTGGCGGCCGTGCCGACGCCCAGCGGCGATGTACTGCTTCCGGAACGCGATATCCCCTACGACACGCTGGTGGTCGCGGTCGGCAGTACATCCAATTTCTTCGGGACGCGGGGTGCGCGCGAATACGCCATCACGCTCGATACGCCGGAATCCGCCGAGCAGTTCCGCCTGACAATGCTGCAGGCCATGGTGAAGGTGGACCAGGCCAAGGCCCGCGATCCGGATGCCAAGCTGCATATCGCCATTGTGGGAGGCGGCGCCACGGGCGTGGAGCTGGCGGCCGAATTGCACGAGGCAAGCCGGCTGGTGGCCGCATACGGCCTGTCGCATTTCGATCCGGGCCGGGATCTTGCCATCCGCATCATCGAAGGCGCTCCTCGCATCCTGGCGGCGTTGCCGGACAGGCTCGCGCGCGCCGCGCAGGAGCGCCTGACGCGCCTCGGGGTGGCGATAGAGTCAGGCTGCCTGGTGTCGGAAGTGACGCCCGATACGGTCGTCACCAAGGACGGCCGCACCTTTCCGGCGAACCTTTGCATGTGGGCGGCGGGCATCGAAGGGCCAGATGTACTTGCCTCGCTGGACCTGCCGCGCAACCGCGTCGGCCAACTGGAAGTGGATGGCTTTCTGCAAACGCAGGATCCGCACATCCTGGCCTTTGGCGACTGCGCCGCTGCGCCACGCGCCGACGGAGGCACGGTCCCCGCGCGCGCGCAGGCGGCGCACCAGGAGGCGGCCTACCTGAAACGCCGCCTGGATGCCCGCATCGCGGGCCGGGCGGAACCCCGTGCGCCGTTCGTCTATAAGGACCGCGGGTCGCTGGTGGCGCTGGGGCGCGAACGCGGAGTCGGCAGCCTGATGGGGGCGCTGCTGGGGCGCGGCTTTTTCGTCAGCGGGACCATCGCGCGCTGGATGTACGCCAGTCTGCATCTGATGCATCACCGCACCGTGCTGGGTCTGTCACGGACGATATCCCTGGCGCTGGCGCGCCTGCTGACACGGCGGTCCCAGCCGCGCGTCAAACTGCATTGAGGGGACGGCCATGGACACCATCGTGATACTCCGCTTCGAAACCTATGACGACGCCATGCGTGCCCGCGATGGCGTCGTGCACCGGCATGCCGCCGACCTGATCGAGGCGCGCGTCGAGCTGCGCGACGACGAGGCGGGGCCGACACAGGGCAATTTCGTGACGGGCAACAAGCTTCATGACGGCAAGCAGACGGGCGAATACGCCGAGCAATTCAAGAATCCCTGCATCGGCGGGCCCGTGCTGGTTATCGCCGATTGCCATGATCCCGAGGCTGCGCAACGCGTGACGGAATTTCTGACCGCGCTGGGAGGCCGGGAGCTGGAGTTCCCCGCGACGCCCTGAAACGCGGGTGCCGGTACGACCCTTGCATCGATATTCCTGCCACTGCGCGGCGCAGGGCCTTACAAGGAGATATCGATGAACGACGACAAGCGCCACGATTCCACCCCCAAGCAACCTCTGCCCTCCAAGGGCGAAGGGGCGCATCCCGCGGCGTCCGATGAACCGATCCGGAGCCGCAGTGCCGATCCTGGCCAAAGCAGCTATGGCGGCTTCTCCGGCGAGGATCCCCGCCACCAGGCGCAAGACATCAAGGATGACGCCAAATCCGGCACGAAGCAGAAGTAAAAATCCAAAAAAGAAGGCCACTGCGTGAGCGGTGGCCTTTGAAGGCTCGTGTGTGGGTCTAGAACGTACCAGCTGCAATGAATACAACGGTTCGACCCGCGAAGGAAATTAGCACTGCAGTGTTGAACGTCCCTAACCGACCTGCTTCAATTCGTAACCTCAGCAGCAGCGCGGCCATACGTCCGCCCAGCCGTAGCGTGACTGCTTTGCGGGGGCCCCGACCCGCCGCACACTGCCGCGCCTCAGGCAGGGGATACATATTAAGTAACGAGAGACCTGACGCAGCGGGTCCGTACTCCCCACCCTAAGGACCATCCACAGGAATGAAAGACCGCCCGCGCCAACGTGTTTGCGTGCGGATTGGGTCGCCTGTCCATCGAAAAGTGACGCCGGGAATTTTTGTTTTTTTGCGGGCCGCAGCGGCTGGATGGCAGGCCGCAGGGAAGGCCTTGGCAGCGATCGTTTATTGCATGTATTCCGTAAGCGCTACAAAAGCGGTAAGCGGTGCCGATCCGTAACTTCACTGCTAAAGCGGGCGCCCCCGCCGTCGGGCGAGCGCCGCGCGAACCGTGCGTCTACGACCGTGGTCGGAAGACCAACTGCCGGGGTATGCACCGTCCTTGGGTGACAGGCCTCAGGCAAGGGGAATCCCTCGAATACGCCGCGTGGGCACGTCCGTTGCCTTATCGAAGTTACTTACCAATGGGGGCGCACGATGAGCGACGAACGCAAAGGGGAACGCAAGCCGAGGGGCTTTGCAGCGATGGATCCGGAGATGCTGCGAGGGATCGCGGCGCAAGGGGGCCGCGCCGCACACGCGATGGGAAAGGCGCATCGCTTCGACTCGCATGAGGCCAAGCTGGCCGCCGCCAAGCGGCATGCGACCAGGACCAGCAAGGACGACACGACCTCCGATGAGCGGGCCGGGGAGCGGGAAACCGCCACCGCGGACGTCGACGGCGGCGGCGAGCAAAAGGGCTGATAGACGCGGCGGCACGACGCGGCGTGCCAGCGCCTCGTCGAGGCGGTGGCGCGCCCACGTGGCCGATAACCGTGGCGGATAACCGGGACGGGTAGTGCCAGTCCGCGTATCGGCACCATCAGCCGTCCACACCGCGCAGCAGGCGGTTCAAGTGACCGCTGTGAGCAAAGCCGAACCGCGCGCTGACATTCGAAGGTGCGTAACCCGCCTTCAGCAGGCGCCGAATCTCGCGCACGAACAGAGTGCGTCTCAAGCTGACCGGCGTCATGGCGAACTCCTGCTGGCAACAGCGCTGCAGGTGGCGCGTCGATACGCCGAGAACGCCGGCGATGTGCTCG
Coding sequences within it:
- a CDS encoding KGG domain-containing protein, translating into MSDERKGERKPRGFAAMDPEMLRGIAAQGGRAAHAMGKAHRFDSHEAKLAAAKRHATRTSKDDTTSDERAGERETATADVDGGGEQKG
- a CDS encoding NAD(P)/FAD-dependent oxidoreductase, coding for MADTPALLRESAQPPYRASPEGGFPLQRQAATAPHRVVIVGGGAGGLELATELGRKHGRHHVTLIDSRTLHIWKPTLHEAAAGTLDVQQEGLSYLMLANLSHFSFVLGAMRGVDRARRMVRVAAVPTPSGDVLLPERDIPYDTLVVAVGSTSNFFGTRGAREYAITLDTPESAEQFRLTMLQAMVKVDQAKARDPDAKLHIAIVGGGATGVELAAELHEASRLVAAYGLSHFDPGRDLAIRIIEGAPRILAALPDRLARAAQERLTRLGVAIESGCLVSEVTPDTVVTKDGRTFPANLCMWAAGIEGPDVLASLDLPRNRVGQLEVDGFLQTQDPHILAFGDCAAAPRADGGTVPARAQAAHQEAAYLKRRLDARIAGRAEPRAPFVYKDRGSLVALGRERGVGSLMGALLGRGFFVSGTIARWMYASLHLMHHRTVLGLSRTISLALARLLTRRSQPRVKLH